The following are from one region of the Gemmatimonadota bacterium genome:
- a CDS encoding carbohydrate binding family 9 domain-containing protein, whose amino-acid sequence MRFRILFFALITIAIPDHIYAQGTVQQVVGDLVYVKGLSADLDGKLRVAGDDGAVLQVIKVLSNVVVARVVEENGSPVKSGDRTQVDDGTLAGSPRRVVHAMRVSAAPRIDGRLDDAVWRQAQAAEGFVQRDPKYWMPVTERTVVKIIYDNEKIYFGFECYDKNPGLIVTNNMRRDSQLSGDDNIQLLLDPFNDKQNGVFFIINALGARADMLLSNEGRTTNEDWDCIWEARCVRHEIGWTAEIAIPFDQLRFNPSDEMEWGINMGRYIGHKNEETAFIVGRHTPSPRRRYQMTDMGVLRGLKAVERKRLFQVKPYVLPGTSRNFAGDEGENRTFEAGADVRYGLTSNLALDVSYNTDFAQVEADQEQVNLTQFSQFFPEKREFFLEGAQLFDFGEAASTRGGDRRPPTLLFYSRKIGLDRGQPVPILAGGKLAGKAGRTSIGALNVLTDSEKLDTQTLPRRNFSVLRIKRDVLARSNVGFIWVNKQSEVSEGGWGDYNRAGGLDFSFSPSTAVNVQAFYARTWDTEQEDVDDARYLRFSYSGTKYAGSATVLDVEDNFEPETGFVNRRRGIRGFRRYNVNLSYLPRPKVANIRNLRFTPDIQVIEDDEGEVPFQRFRLDGVLALQTADRFLVRVERTRDVVTRTFRPSSKRPDVAIPPEEYTFTSFRLGPDTANYRKLQLDFDFLVGTYYTGHLYRVTAENAYRPNGRLGIELIYDGNWIRLPQANLNIQALSTRLIYSFTTDFFFKIFAQWNSDSESVGANFLLNYRFRPGSDIFFVYDHGFGTDDDLHQTSRAVLLKVSYLIGL is encoded by the coding sequence ATGCGTTTTCGGATATTATTTTTCGCACTGATAACAATTGCAATTCCCGATCATATATATGCACAGGGTACTGTGCAACAGGTAGTGGGTGATCTCGTCTATGTAAAAGGGCTTTCGGCTGATCTGGATGGCAAATTGCGGGTTGCAGGCGATGATGGTGCGGTTTTGCAGGTGATCAAGGTGTTGTCCAATGTGGTGGTTGCACGCGTGGTTGAGGAAAATGGTTCGCCGGTAAAATCCGGGGATCGGACTCAGGTGGATGATGGTACGCTTGCAGGATCGCCGCGCAGGGTAGTACATGCGATGCGGGTTTCTGCTGCACCGCGCATTGACGGACGGTTGGACGATGCGGTTTGGCGACAGGCACAGGCCGCGGAGGGATTTGTTCAACGCGATCCGAAATACTGGATGCCGGTGACTGAGCGGACAGTTGTGAAAATTATTTACGATAATGAAAAAATTTATTTCGGTTTTGAATGTTACGACAAAAATCCCGGCCTCATTGTTACCAATAATATGCGCCGAGATTCTCAGCTTTCTGGTGATGATAATATCCAGTTGTTGCTCGATCCGTTTAATGACAAACAGAATGGGGTTTTCTTTATTATCAATGCGCTCGGCGCGCGGGCAGATATGCTTTTGTCAAATGAAGGGCGAACGACGAATGAAGATTGGGATTGTATCTGGGAGGCGCGGTGTGTGCGCCACGAGATAGGCTGGACTGCCGAAATAGCGATTCCGTTTGATCAACTCCGTTTCAACCCGTCTGATGAGATGGAATGGGGGATTAACATGGGTCGTTATATCGGGCACAAGAACGAAGAGACCGCGTTTATTGTCGGACGGCACACGCCCTCGCCCCGGCGGCGATATCAGATGACCGATATGGGTGTGTTGCGAGGCTTAAAGGCAGTTGAGAGAAAGCGGCTTTTTCAGGTCAAGCCGTATGTGTTGCCGGGAACTTCGCGCAATTTTGCAGGCGATGAGGGTGAAAATCGCACGTTTGAAGCGGGTGCAGATGTGCGTTATGGCCTGACGTCCAATCTCGCGCTGGATGTGTCTTATAATACGGATTTTGCCCAGGTCGAAGCCGATCAAGAGCAGGTCAATTTGACGCAGTTTTCCCAGTTTTTTCCCGAAAAGCGCGAGTTTTTCCTGGAGGGGGCACAGTTGTTTGATTTTGGCGAGGCCGCGTCAACTCGAGGGGGAGATAGGCGCCCGCCAACGCTGCTGTTTTACAGCAGGAAAATTGGTCTGGATAGGGGGCAGCCCGTGCCGATTCTCGCAGGTGGCAAGTTGGCTGGCAAAGCCGGGCGCACGAGTATTGGTGCGTTAAATGTTCTGACGGATTCTGAAAAGTTGGACACACAGACGCTACCGCGCAGGAATTTTTCCGTACTTCGGATCAAACGAGATGTACTCGCGCGGTCCAATGTGGGATTTATCTGGGTGAATAAACAAAGCGAAGTGTCCGAAGGCGGGTGGGGCGACTACAATCGCGCAGGGGGGCTGGATTTCAGTTTTTCGCCTTCAACCGCGGTCAATGTGCAGGCGTTTTACGCGCGTACCTGGGATACGGAGCAAGAGGATGTGGATGACGCTCGGTATCTTCGCTTCTCGTATAGCGGGACCAAATACGCGGGTTCAGCAACTGTTCTGGATGTGGAGGACAATTTTGAGCCAGAGACCGGGTTTGTCAATCGCCGGCGTGGCATTCGGGGATTTCGGCGCTACAATGTCAATCTATCCTATTTGCCGCGTCCCAAAGTAGCCAATATCCGCAATTTGCGGTTCACACCCGATATCCAGGTGATTGAAGACGACGAAGGTGAAGTGCCGTTCCAGCGGTTCAGACTTGACGGTGTGCTCGCCCTTCAGACGGCTGATCGCTTTTTGGTGCGTGTGGAGAGGACCCGCGATGTCGTTACGCGGACTTTTAGACCATCGAGCAAGCGCCCCGATGTCGCCATTCCGCCAGAAGAATATACTTTTACATCGTTCAGGCTGGGACCGGATACGGCAAATTATCGCAAATTGCAGTTGGACTTTGATTTTCTGGTGGGGACTTATTATACAGGACACCTGTATCGGGTGACGGCAGAGAACGCCTATCGGCCCAATGGCAGATTGGGTATTGAGCTGATTTACGATGGCAATTGGATTCGCTTGCCACAGGCCAATCTCAATATTCAGGCATTGAGTACGCGGTTGATTTACTCGTTTACAACCGATTTCTTTTTTAAAATTTTCGCGCAGTGGAATAGTGACAGCGAATCCGTGGGCGCAAACTTTTTGCTCAACTACCGTTTCCGTCCGGGCAGCGATATTTTCTTTGTCTATGATCACGGGTTTGGAACCG